The Candidatus Binatia bacterium sequence CGCGCGGTCCGACGGCTCACCGACGTATCAGCTCGTCGTCGCCGTCGACGATACGGACATGGGCATCACGCACGTCGTGCGCGGCGACGACCACGTGAACAACACGCCGAAGCAAATTCTGATCTACCGCGCGCTCGGTCTCGAGCCGCCGAAGTTCGCGCACCTTCCGCTGGTCCTCGGTGCCGACAAGGCCCGCCTATCGAAACGACACGGCGCCGCGGCGGTCCTCGAGTATCGCGAGCTCGGCTATTACCCCGATGCACTCGTGAACTTCCTAGCTCGGCTCGGCTGGTCCCACGGAGACCAGGAGATCTTCACACGCGAGGAGTTGGTAGAGAAGTTCGCGATCGACGACGTCGGCGCAGCCGCGGGCGTCTTCAACGCGGAGAAGCTCGACTGGTTGAACGCCCAGTACTTGCGCGCGCGAACGCCGGCGGAACTCGCCGCAGACCTCCGTGAGTTCGCCTCCGCACAGGGACAGACCCTCCGCGGCGACGAGGCCTGGCAGGCACGCATGGTCGAGACGCTGCGCGAGCGCGTGCAGACACTGAAGGAGCTCCTCGAGTCGTCGCGATACTATCTCGAAGAGGCGCTGGTCTTCGACGACGCCGCGGTGGCCAAGCTGCTGGTCCCCGACGCGGCGCCGCTTCTCGAAGAACTGATCACCCGCCTCGAAGCCCTCTCCTCCTGGGACGTCCCGGGCCTCGAGGAGTCCTTCCGGACGGTCGCCGAGAAGCAAGGCCAGAAGCTTGGCAAGCTCGCCCAGCCGGTCCGCGTGGCCGTTACGGGCGGCAAAAAGAGCCCCGGAATCTTCGACGTCCTTGATGTCGTCGGCCGCGATTGGACCCTCACCCGCCTCCGAAAAGGCGTGGACATGTGCCGGTCCGGAGCCCCGGAGGCTTGACCGGAAACTGAGCATCCACTAGCCACATTCCCGTTAGTGGGGTGTGGCCAAATTGGTAAGGCACCTGATTCTGGTTCAGGGGATTGTAGGTTCGAGTCCTACCACCCCAGCTAGCAGTATATACGGTCCCATCGTCTAGCGGTTAGGACGCCGGCCTCTCACGTCGGTAACGGGGGTTCAATTCCCCCTGGGACCATTCAACTTCTTCATCGGTGACCGGGGTTGGTGCCAAATAGGTGCCAACCCCGGTGCCACTTTCGGCGCTCAAGCCATCGACGGCAGCCCGGAGGTAGGTGTCGATGAGATGGGTGTAGCGCATCGTCATGCGCGGATCGGAGTGGCCCAGAAGCTCTTGGAAGACCAGCTCTGTGTCAAGCACGTCGGCAGCGAACGTACCGGGTCAATCCGAGTAGCGCGTGTGCGCCAGGGCCGGTCCTGGTCAGTTCATCAACGCCAGCGCGCGACGGTACTTCTCGGCCGCCGCGACCGTCTCGGGGTCGTATTCCTGCGGCGCGCGCAGCACGTCGTCCGCCTTGCGGCGGAAGCGTTCGATCCAGATTTCGGCCCAGCGGCACGAGGCGTCGCCGGGCTCGGCACACTTCTCCGCTGCTTCGAAAACACCTGGCGCACGGTTGCGAAAATCGGCGAAGACGCTAGACGACCGTCTCGATCTTGAGGGCGCCCATGATCGCGATCAGGCGCATGAGGAGCACGAGTTCCTTGGGGGCACGCAGATTGAAGACCATCGAACCGAGTGGCGGAACTCTCCGACCGCCGCTCGAGACTCTACCTCAGGACCCGCGATCGTTCACGACGTCGCGGAACTCCCAGCCTTCGTCACGTCGAACCTGAACACCGATGCCGCGCGTCCGCAGACGGTCGAAGCGAGACCGAATCCAGGCGAGACCATCCTCGCTCGTTCGGGCCGGGACGGCGACGTCGAGCTTGGCACCGTTGCCGGCCCACATCGCATCGGAAAACAGGGTCTCGACCTCGTACTGCGTGAGCCAGCCCGTACGCTCATTGCGCATGGTGGCAACTCCTCGCTTGGCGAGGCTGGCACGAAACGGAAAGACCTTCTGTTCGTTCAACGGCGTTTCTCCGAACTGGTTCGTGATGCACGACGGTCCGACCCGCGGGCGCGCCAGGACGGCTGCCACGGGTGATCACCCTGGGGCGGAATGGATCGAGGAGAATGCGAAATCTGGTGGAACGTGTGTCGATCTGGGGATCGAAAAATAGCAGCCGCCCGGGAACGAATCCATGCTGTTGCGGCCGAAATCGGGCTGGCCGAAGCGATTTTTCGGGCGCCCCCTCAGTCGGTCGAGCCCGACCCGAAACCACCGCCGCGGCCCCGCCCCGCATCAGCCCCACGGGCGCTCCCGAATTCCGGAGCGTTAGGCTGGGGCGTTGCCTCGGCCTGGGTCAGCTTGGCTGCCTTCTTCTTGCCAGCCCTGGTGCGCTTGTTCTTCTTGCGGTCCTGATCGCGGTCGGCAGCGGCCAGGAACTGAGCCGAACCGCCCACGTCGTACCGGCCGCGAACCTTCGGGATGTACCGCAGCCGCATCGTGATCTTGTGCTGCTCGTAGTGCCTCACACAGCGCCAGCCCTTGTACGCCGGCTCGCTGCACACGACGCAGAGGC is a genomic window containing:
- the gltX gene encoding glutamate--tRNA ligase → MPPMRTRFAPSPTGALHVGGVRTALFSQLMARQSGGAFVLRIEDTDRKRSEERFTEGILEGLKWLALDWDEGPFLQSERTALYATAIEKLTTGGAAYPCTCTPEELQQHREEAKAAGKRASYNRHCRPGVGPGPVEGRPASLRVASPLEGEVAFDDEIKGRIAFAAEEIEDFVIARSDGSPTYQLVVAVDDTDMGITHVVRGDDHVNNTPKQILIYRALGLEPPKFAHLPLVLGADKARLSKRHGAAAVLEYRELGYYPDALVNFLARLGWSHGDQEIFTREELVEKFAIDDVGAAAGVFNAEKLDWLNAQYLRARTPAELAADLREFASAQGQTLRGDEAWQARMVETLRERVQTLKELLESSRYYLEEALVFDDAAVAKLLVPDAAPLLEELITRLEALSSWDVPGLEESFRTVAEKQGQKLGKLAQPVRVAVTGGKKSPGIFDVLDVVGRDWTLTRLRKGVDMCRSGAPEA